A genome region from Bacteroidota bacterium includes the following:
- a CDS encoding endonuclease MutS2 — protein sequence MEAANQTYFETYPADLEQKLEFNQIRALLAELCISELGIKQVENIKLLTSKDLISRLLDETSEFKYILEQAYSFPTVNYLDIAQALKILSIQGSTLEASEFYRILLFLLTVQKIFKFFTKYQAEIPVLNQIILGSEFNEELISKLDSVLAEGGDIKNNASKELSDIRKKINKTQSEMEQRFQKVLSYCRNNKWLHDEEQSVRRGDRVLAIDSKYKRKVKGLILDESATGKTAFIQPEEVVELNYKLYELFQQEKKEIQRILRELSDYYNPYVSLLSHYQFLLGRFDLIRAKAKLAVSLHAIAPKLADTNQTELVDAFHPLLFLKNTKLKKKTISLNLKLDTDKRILIISGPNAGGKSVCLKTVGLNQLMLQAGMLIPVHPNSCMGIYKQLFVDIGDNQSIDNDLSTYTSKLSYMKHFLENSSANALILIDEFGSGTDPQIGGIIAETMLENLNEKKAFGIITTHYTNLKVYAAENEGMLNGAMLFDLDTYSPTYHLEIGRPGSSYAFELVQKIGFGNTFIKRIRSKIQTNELNLDSLLVRLQEEMKQVEMQSADILKQKKQADQLIEENRKLKYELTESKSKILQETQEKAKKYLDNTNKHFDKLINQWQSETNTELKSEKKKEIQVKLQQEKEVVQKQEKKQKKPKPLKINKSNIAVQVGHQVVLDDRTDIGMVESIDKKKAVVIFGNIRAKVELERLLVVENKDQPSMASKPKLIVSTERDNSFSPVMDVRGQRRDEALLLTEKFIDDALLHHYKSLRIIHGHGDGILRAAIRDSLKNYNFIAEVKSESAQNGGEGVTIVELE from the coding sequence GTGGAAGCTGCCAATCAAACATATTTTGAAACATACCCAGCTGATTTAGAGCAAAAACTCGAATTCAATCAAATTAGGGCTTTATTAGCCGAATTGTGTATTTCAGAACTTGGAATCAAACAAGTCGAAAATATTAAATTACTCACTTCAAAAGACCTTATTTCCAGATTACTAGATGAAACAAGCGAATTCAAATACATATTAGAACAAGCCTATTCTTTTCCTACAGTTAATTATTTAGATATTGCTCAGGCTCTGAAAATTTTATCTATTCAAGGTTCAACCTTAGAGGCAAGTGAATTTTATCGGATATTATTATTTCTATTAACTGTTCAAAAAATATTCAAGTTTTTTACTAAATATCAAGCAGAAATCCCAGTTCTCAATCAAATTATTCTAGGTTCTGAATTTAATGAAGAGTTAATTAGTAAGCTGGATTCTGTTTTAGCTGAAGGAGGAGATATTAAAAATAATGCTTCTAAAGAGCTTTCTGACATCAGGAAAAAAATCAATAAGACTCAATCAGAGATGGAGCAGCGTTTCCAGAAAGTGTTAAGCTATTGCCGAAACAATAAATGGCTACATGACGAGGAGCAGAGTGTCAGAAGAGGAGATAGGGTGTTGGCAATCGATTCTAAATATAAGCGAAAAGTGAAGGGGCTTATTTTGGACGAATCGGCTACCGGTAAAACGGCATTCATACAACCTGAAGAGGTTGTAGAGTTGAATTACAAATTGTATGAGCTCTTTCAGCAAGAAAAAAAGGAAATACAACGTATACTCAGGGAGTTATCAGATTATTACAATCCTTATGTTTCCTTACTTTCTCATTATCAATTCCTTTTGGGGCGTTTCGATTTAATCCGAGCAAAAGCAAAATTAGCTGTTTCCTTACATGCTATTGCACCCAAACTAGCCGATACTAATCAAACCGAATTGGTTGATGCTTTTCATCCGTTGTTATTTTTGAAAAACACTAAATTGAAGAAGAAAACCATTTCTCTCAATTTAAAATTAGATACTGACAAAAGAATATTAATTATCAGTGGCCCGAATGCCGGAGGAAAATCTGTATGCCTTAAAACTGTTGGTTTGAATCAATTAATGCTGCAAGCAGGGATGTTAATTCCTGTTCACCCAAATAGTTGCATGGGCATTTATAAGCAATTATTTGTTGATATAGGTGATAACCAATCCATTGATAATGATTTAAGTACCTACACCAGCAAGCTTTCTTATATGAAGCATTTTCTGGAAAATTCCAGTGCTAATGCACTCATTTTAATTGATGAATTTGGTTCAGGAACAGATCCTCAAATAGGCGGTATTATAGCTGAAACAATGCTTGAAAATCTGAATGAAAAAAAAGCATTTGGAATAATTACAACACATTATACAAATTTGAAGGTTTATGCTGCCGAAAACGAAGGTATGCTCAATGGAGCCATGCTATTTGATTTGGATACATATTCACCTACCTATCATTTAGAAATTGGCAGACCAGGTAGTTCGTATGCATTTGAATTGGTGCAAAAAATTGGATTTGGAAATACTTTTATCAAGCGCATTCGAAGCAAAATTCAAACGAATGAATTGAATTTGGATAGTTTATTGGTTCGCCTGCAGGAAGAAATGAAACAGGTCGAAATGCAATCAGCTGATATTCTGAAACAAAAAAAGCAAGCTGATCAATTAATAGAAGAAAACAGGAAACTCAAATACGAATTAACAGAAAGTAAAAGCAAAATACTACAGGAAACGCAGGAAAAGGCAAAAAAATATCTTGACAATACCAATAAGCATTTCGACAAACTCATTAACCAATGGCAATCTGAAACCAACACAGAGCTAAAATCTGAAAAGAAAAAAGAAATACAAGTAAAGCTTCAGCAGGAAAAAGAAGTTGTTCAAAAACAAGAAAAAAAACAGAAGAAACCGAAGCCACTTAAAATAAACAAATCTAATATTGCGGTTCAAGTTGGACATCAGGTCGTGTTAGACGATCGAACTGATATTGGCATGGTTGAATCTATTGATAAAAAGAAAGCCGTAGTCATATTCGGCAACATACGTGCTAAGGTTGAATTAGAAAGGCTGCTTGTGGTCGAAAACAAAGACCAGCCATCCATGGCGAGTAAACCAAAGCTTATTGTTTCAACAGAACGAGATAATTCATTTAGTCCTGTTATGGATGTTCGTGGACAAAGAAGAGACGAAGCGCTCTTACTAACAGAAAAATTTATAGATGATGCCTTACTCCATCATTACAAATCGTTACGGATAATTCACGGACACGGAGATGGCATTTTAAGAGCTGCTATTCGTGATAGTTTAAAAAACTACAACTTCATTGCAGAAGTAAAAAGTGAAAGTGCTCAAAATGGAGGAGAAGGAGTCACAATTGTTGAACTTGAATAG